One window of Brachionichthys hirsutus isolate HB-005 chromosome 21, CSIRO-AGI_Bhir_v1, whole genome shotgun sequence genomic DNA carries:
- the pms2 gene encoding mismatch repair endonuclease PMS2: protein MSDACSEPAGAIKAIDKHSVHQICSGQVVLTLATAVKELVENSIDAGATNIDVRLKECGAELVEVSDNGKGVEEANFEALTLKHHTSKLKDFTDLIHVETFGFRGEALSSLCALSNLCVVTCHESSQVGTKLVFDHKGHLVQKSPHPRQHGSTVSLQQLFYTLPVRHKEFQRNIKKEFAKMIQVLQSYCIISTGVRITCSNQNGQGKRSTILSTSGSHSMRDNIGAIFGPKQPQSLLPFQQVSPTENILEEYGLKDTDLPKQLFSIAGFVSQGDHGVGRSATDRQFFFINNRPCDPLKVTKLVNEVYHMYNRHQYPFVALNVAVASECVDVNVTPDKRQIFLQEEKLLLSILKTSLLNMYEAGVNKISLNYTSARNTNLKADICQVVSSNENPGRPAEEPGTRGPKSSLNLAALKAAFSSPHSSNFELAKPTDSGPTQKTLQSFFKGNGKRTLCTPDVKSLSKPTRDLAKCSPVKTSVLDKFRYGTAFSGTESENDGAASASPNVQHSNHEVDRPGVVNEAIEETTDDNHAVPEEEDALTTEPCAYNEDCAESPDAKRARTENPQLPTEHKANHSEKPSLTVDAPVCLQRRTVPLRFSLLELTGRIRRLQEQWAQSAGDVLHHRRFRAKIIPGENQSAEDELKKEISKDAFKQMEIIGQFNLGFIIAKLHSDIFMIDQHATDEKYNFEMLQQHTVLQGQKLIVPQKLHLTAVSENILIENIEIFRKNGFEFLVDEEAQVMERVKLVSLPTSKNWTFGPADIEELVFMLSDSPGVMCRPSRVRQMFASRACRKSVMIGTALSVSEMKKILVHMGEIEHPWNCPHGRPTMRHLANLDIVSQD from the exons ATGTCGGATGCTTG CTCTGAACCTGCTGGAGCCATTAAGGCCATCGATAAGCATTCCGTGCATCAGATCTGTTCGGGGCAGGTTGTGCTTACTTTGGCTACTGCTGTCAAAGAGCTGGTGGAAAACAGCATTGACGCAGGGGCCACAAACATTG ATGTCAGGCTGAAGGAGTGTGGAGCTGAATTAGTGGAAGTGTCAGACAATGGCAAAGGAGTGGAAGAAGCCAACTTTGAAGCGCTGA CACTGAAGCATCACACATCAAAACTGAAGGACTTCACTGACCTCATCCATGTGGAGACATTTGGTTTCAGAGGCGAAGCTCTGAGCTCTTTATGTGCTCTGAG TAATCTGTGTGTCGTGACATGCCATGAGTCCAGCCAAGTGGGCACTAAGCTGGTGTTTGACCACAAAGGCCACCTAGTGCAGAAGTCACCCCATCCACGGCAGCACGGCTCCACAGTCAgtctgcagcagctcttctACACCTTGCCTGTTCGGCACAAGGAGTTCCAACGCAATATTAAGAAG GAGTTTGCCAAAATGATACAAGTCCTGCAGTCCTACTGTATCATCTCTACAGGCGTGCGAATCACTTGTTCCAATCAAAATGGACAAGGAAAGCGAAGCACTATCCTCAGCACCAGCGGCAGCCACAGCATGAGAGACAACATAGGAGCCATATTTGGGCCAAAACAG CCACAGAGTCTTCTGCCTTTTCAGCAAGTGTCCCCTACAGAAAATATTCTTGAAGAATATGGACTTAAAGATACAGATCTTCCCAAACAGCTGTTTTC CATTGCAGGGTTTGTTTCTCAAGGAGATCATGGCGTTGGGAGAAGTGCCACAGACAGGCAGTTCTTCTTCATTAACAATCGGCCTTGTGATCCTCTTAAG GTGACCAAGCTTGTGAATGAAGTCTATCATATGTACAACAGACATCAATATCCATTTGTTGCCTTGAACGTCGCTGTGGCCTCTG AATGCGTGGATGTGAACGTCACGCCTGACAAGCGACAGATTTTCCTACAGGAGGAGAAACTCTTGCTTTCTATTCTGAAGACCTCACTTTTAAACATGTACGAGGCTGGAGTGAATAAAATCAGCCTGAACTATACCTCGGCACGCAACACTA ATCTGAAGGCTGACATTTGCCAAGTTGTTTCCTCTAACGAGAACCCCGGAAGACCTGCAGAGGAACCAGGCACCCGGGGTCCAAAGTCTTCTCTTAACCTGGCTGCCCTAAAAGCAGCTTTTTCAAGCCCTCACAGCTCAAATTTTGAGCTGGCAAAACCTACCGACAGTGGCCCAACACAGAAAACGCTGCAGTCCTTTTTCAAGGGCAATGGCAAACGTACACTCTGCACCCCCGATGTGAAATCTCTTTCGAAGCCCACAAGAGATCTAGCGAAGTGCTCCCCAGTTAAAACGTCTGTTCTGGATAAGTTCAGGTATGGGACAGCGTTCAGCGGTACAGAATCTGAAAACGACGGTGCTGCATCGGCGTCACCCAATGTTCAGCATTCAAATCATGAAGTGGACAGGCCCGGCGTGGTAAATGAAGCAATAGAAGAAACGACTGACGATAATCATGCTGTTCCTGAAGAAGAAGACGCACTAACGACTGAGCCGTGCGCTTACAATGAGGACTGTGCTGAGAGTCCTGATGCCAAGAGGGCGAGGACAGAGAATCCACAATTACCTACAGAACACAAGGCCAACCACTCGGAGAAACCCTCTTTGACCGTGGATGCTCCAGTCTGCCTTCAGAGGAGGACGGTGCCTCTCCGGTTCTCTTTGCTAGAGCTGACCGGAAGGATTAGGAGGTTGCAGGAACAGTGGGCTCAAAGCGCCGGGGATGTTCTGCACCATCGACGCTTCAGGGCCAAGATCATCCCCGGAGAAAACCAGAGCGCAGAGGACGAGCTGAAGAAAGAGATCAG TAAAGACGCGTTCAAGCAGATGGAGATCATCGGTCAATTTAACCTGGGCTTCATTATTGCCAAACTCCACTCGGACATCTTCATGATTGACCAGCATGCTACAGACGAGAAGTACAACTttgagatgctgcagcagcacactgTCCTCCAAGGGCAGAAACTAATAGT gccTCAGAAGCTTCACCTCACGGCCGTCAGCGAAAATATTCTTATAGAGAACATTGAGATTTTTCgaaaaaatggatttgaattccttgttgacgaggaaG CTCAGGTGATGGAGAGGGTTAAACTGGTTTCTCTGCCCACCAGTAAGAACTGGACTTTTGGCCCAGCCGACATCGAGGAGCTCGTCTTTATGCTGAGTGACAGCCCGGGGGTCATGTGTCGACCGTCGCGCGTCAGGCAGATGTTTGCATCAAGAGCCTGTAGAAAATCT GTGATGATCGGCACCGCTTTGAGTGTCAGTGAGATGAAAAAGATATTGGTTCACATGGGGGAGATAGAACATCCGTGGAACTGTCCTCATGGAAGGCCCACCATGAGACACCTCGCCAACCTCGACATCGTCTCACAAGACTGA
- the dlgap5 gene encoding disks large-associated protein 5, producing the protein MESHFAHLHKRDTSVSMLRVKMSRRRSQSQKENRERAVNTRRHLDKLPELEMSSLDASVSKPNMSTIQEKTMNSAVVAKSVAGADRMKQLARWKERKALEKEKEKRERERKGVFKTGIYHPKDTFNEVSQFVIPAGTKETKVSSVPSQSTRVTRSMKQQQLQQMQKPLKVQHSNTVARKVEPVIRALATRSANRPPVTAAPVVKDQPKQSADIRITRSKANAAVLPGGERKSKGTLCSTAPPAPPGQAPEMQVPEDKPCPPSPTPGSREEDLVGRARAESVAPVDPVAAQSFAPDGFVFQAPDGLSFKFEPLTPRSADAFLSPNLSFSLPPFPVLQAESSCRSLRPSPTLDPPTPAGRLESKHDVPYFRSEIANETDRLTKLRVHWEARVEDEAIPEEMRDRMRTAVGQARLLMKERFKQFGGLVDDCELGRGEKITTCTDLQGFWDMVYYQVEDVKKKFDALEEAESRDWVEAYKPPPRQKKVAKKPPIAMANTTGTKAAAKSRLAAVKAAVKTRQRAAEKAATVAGDDVGAGANSQEAPPVAESQQTGSVVFDGGFFMVESPAKPTGPLRRSSRLIASVLSPTSPRRVTRRSLAAAQTPVHAAAPSQRRLTLGHTRGSLHATPQSSCHGKDAVNVSLCSPAVKEARSQRILPKEGPECQSERVAALNGPSPMLIAEEQAEAVGFGLHSPSCEMLPVSQAPEILRQSFASSLLVTPTQPPVSTSVGVQESVCATPDSLDVEDIPGLDIERYFQPSQRCSLSLTEMVSEETLSPVAVDVEMKSPSGETQDLCTQQETALPAVSSVLIPESPQVASCLFYVQTATSALLLFTPDLKDRIRQSVCPSDLMVFTPPF; encoded by the exons ATGGAGTCTCATTTTGCTCATCTGCACAAACGGGACACCAGTGTGTCGATGCTGAGAGTAAAAATGTCCCGTAGGAGATCCCAGTCCCAGAAAGAAAACCGAGAGCGAGCTGTGAATACACGCAGGCATCTTGACAAGCTCCCAGAGCTGGAAATGTCTTCTCTGGATGCTTCGGTCTCGAAGCCCAACATGTCAACCATTCAGGAAAAGACAATGAACAGCGCGGTGGTAGCTAAAA gtgtggctggagcAGACAGGATGAAACAGCTTGCACGCTGGAAAGAACGTAAGGCTCttgagaaggagaaggaaaagcGAGAAAGGGAGCGTAAAGGAGTTTTTAAGACTGGCATTTATCATCCAAAGGATACATTTAACGAAGTCTCTCAGTTTGTGATCCCAGCCGGAACCAAGGAG ACTAAAGTGAGCAGTGTTCCGTCTCAGAGTACCAGAGTCACTCGTTcgatgaagcagcagcagctgcagcaaatgCAGAAG CCTCTGAAGGTGCAGCATTCAAATACTGTGGCAAGGAAAG TGGAGCCTGTCATAAGAGCTCTAGCAACAAGATCAGCTAACAGGCCTCCTGTTACAGCAGCTCCTGTGGTGAAAGACCAACCGAAGCAgtctgcag ATATTAGAATTACGAGGAGCAAAGCAAACGCTGCGGTCCTACCTGGGGGAGAAAGGAAATCTAAAG GAACTCTCTGCAGTACTGCCCCGCCTGCGCCTCCTGGG CAAGCGCCTGAGATGCAGGTCCCAGAGGACAAGCCTTGCCCCCCCAGCCCAACGCCCGGCTCCAGGGAAGAGGACTTGGTGGGCCGAGCTCGGGCTGAATCCGTCGCCCCTGTGGATCCTGTGGCAGCCCAGTCTTTTGCTCCGGATGGTTTTGTGTTCCAGGCTCCCGACGGCTTGTCCTTTAAGTTTGAGCCTCTCACTCCTCGCTCAGCTGACGCCTTCCTCTCGCCAAA CCTCAGCTTCAGTCTTCCTCCGTTCCCCGTGTTGCAAGCGGAGTCCAGCTGTCGCTCTCTTCGTCCGTCTCCCACTTTGGATCCTCCCACACCTGCTGGCCGCCTGGAATCAAAGCACGACGTGCCATATTTCAG ATCAGAAATTGCCAACGAAACGGACAGACTGACGAAGCTTCGTGTTCACTGGGAGGCTCGAGTGGAGGATGAGGCCATCCCAGAAGAGA TGAGAGATCGCATGCGAACAGCAGTTGGCCAGGCAAGGTTGTTGATGAAAGAGCGCTTTAAACAGTTCGGCGGACTAGTTGACGACTGCGAACTGGGCCGAGGGGAGAAGATTACGACCTGCACTGATTTGCAGGGCTTCTGGGACATGGTTTATTACCAG GTCGAGGACGTCAAAAAGAAGTTTGATGCTCTGGAAGAAGCGGAGAGTCGAGACTGGGTCGAGGCGTACAAGCCGCCGCCACGGCAGAAGAAGGTGGCGAAG AAACCACCAATAGCGATGGCCAATACGACAGGAACCAAAGCCGCGGCAAAGTCCCGCCTGGCTGCTGTGAAAGCAGCCGTGAAAACCAGACAGCGGGCCGCAGAGAAAGCAGCGACTGTTGCCGGGGACGACGTAGGCGCCGGCGCTAACTCTCAGGAAGCCCCGCCTGTAGCAGAATCCCAACAAACTGGCTCTGTGGTCTTTGATGGAGGCTTCTTCATGGTGGAGAGCCCTGCCAAACCGACAG GTCCTTTGAGAAGATCCAGCCGCCTGATTGCTTCCGTGCTGTCCCCGACCTCGCCCAGGAGAGTCACACGACGATCCCTTGCAGCGGCACAGACCCCCGTCCACGCCGCCGCTCCGTCCCAGCGCCGTCTTACCCTCGGCCACACCCGGGGGTCTCTTCACGCCACTCCTCAGTCGTCATGTCACGGAAAGGACGCTGTGAATGTCTCTCTTTGTTCCCCGGCTGTCAAGGAAGCGCGTTCACAACGTATCCTTCCCAAAGAAGGCCCTGAATGCCAGTCAGAAAGAGTTGCTGCATTGAATGGGCCCTCTCCCATGCTTATAGCGGAGGAGCAAGCTGAGGCCGTCGGCTTTGGCCTCCATTCCCCTTCTTGCGAGATGCTTCCCGTCTCCCAGGCCCCCGAGATCTTACGTCAGAGCTTTGCATCATCTCTCCTTGTGACTCCCACTCAACCGCCCGTCTCTACTTCTGTGGGGGTCCAGGAGTCTGTGTGTGCCACGCCCGACTCCCTAGATGTGGAG GATATTCCTGGCTTGGACATTGAACGTTACTTCCAGCCGTCGCAGAGGTGCAGCCTGTCACTGACTGAAATGGTTTCCGAGGAGACGCTCTCTCCCGTGGCGGTGGATGTAGAAATGAAGAGTCCCAGCGGTGAAACGCAGGACTTGTGTACTCAGCAAGAAACGG CACTGCCTGCAGTTTCCTCCGTGTTGATTCCCGAGTCACCACAGGTtg CATCGTGTCTGTTTTATGTCCAGACGGCGACGTCTGCCCTGCTGCTCTTCACCCCGGACCTGAAGGACCGGATACGCCAGTCGGTCTGTCCGAGTGACCTCATGGTCTTCACTCCTCCCTTCTAA
- the pvalb9 gene encoding parvalbumin 9 isoform X1 yields MAFAGILTEADITAALAACQGPDTFKHKEFFTKVGLSGKSDADIKKAFEVIDQDKSQFVEEDELKLFLQNFSATARALTDKETKDFLKAGDSDGDGKIGVDEFTAMVKH; encoded by the exons ATGGCATTCGCTGGAATTCTGACTGAGGCTGACATCACTGCAGCCCTTGCGGCTTGCCAGG GTCCTGACACTTTCAAGCACAAGGAGTTCTTCACTAAGGTCGGTCTGTCAGGCAAATCCGACGCTGATATCAAGAAGGCCTTCGAAGTCATTGACCAGGACAAGAGTCAGTTCGTTGAGGAGGATGAGCTGAA GCTGTTCCTGCAGAACTTCTCTGCCACTGCCAGAGCTCTGACcgacaaagaaacaaaggacTTCCTCAAGGCCGGTGACTCTGATGGCGACGGCAAGATCGGAGTTGATG AGTTTACTGCCATGGTCAAGCATTAA
- the rsph10b gene encoding radial spoke head 10 homolog B — MIQVGQKKETAIKNDKEQSEALCGNAERRQTTEEKENGKRDAKSSLSDVREELPTLFPLAVRRYEGETFEGQFHGQGVAHFEGGHMYKGEFVCNKPTGEGRYTWPGGSSYNGTVYNGIRHGTGTYKSENGTMSYTGQWHQGKRHGKGVFYYNRNETSWYDGDWVKNNKEGWGVRRYPSGNLYSGGWKNNLRHGGGTMEWLRLGQQHVGTWLNGVQHGGGTHTWTPRHADGARFSPCNRYTGGFLQGRRHGRGAFCYAGGVTYEGEWSDNRRHAEGTFTFKDGRVFEGELTDDQMMARNLEGNAAPVPLCGPSSVSLLPDMALNAECLLHVVPETKRDIERKQVELVILTHAAELRSIYRFYSRLGHAPSADKAFSLTRLQLWRLLKDCNVPRHNITLTQINHLMGGDAAAEEIHSPFTPVLLSTLLGCLVVVAYLMYREEMASQKDLLTACFSRLMTDNILPNAKKVKGFLFRQPDRAAVALNYVNKCFEIYQAFCNLTAGPPRDNQTMTYRDLLFMFKDLHLLDNNLTSKRLLEVMTAESLDPGNPSSCMDLEISFLEFFEVLLGAAEVKCQEVPGGPKKGQPPSSHDDAAQSDGREVQICRS, encoded by the exons ATGATACAGGTGGGGCAAAAGAAGGAAACTGCAATAAAAAACGACAAAGAACAAAGCGAAGCGTTGTGTGGAAACGCGGAGCGGCGACAAACAacggaggaaaaagaaaatggaaagcGAGACGCGAAGAGCAGTCTGAGTGACGTCAGAGAGGAACTCCCCACACTATTCCCGTTAGCCGTCCGCAG ATATGAAGGGGAAACATTTGAAGGTCAGTTTCATGGACAAGGAGTCGCtcattttgaaggaggccacATGTACAAG GGAGAATTTGTATGCAACAAGCCCACGGGGGAGGGAAGGTACACCTGGCCAGGGGGCAGCTCCTATAACGGCACGGTGTACAACGGAATCCGGCACGGGACTGGAACCTACAAGAGTGAAAACGGCACCATGTCATACACCGGGCAGTGGCATCAGGGCAAGAGACATGGAAAG GGTGTTTTTTACTATAACCGGAATGAGACCTCCTGGTACGACGGAGACTGGGTGAAGAACAACAAAGAAGGATGGGGAGTGAGACG CTACCCCTCTGGCAACCTTTACTCTGGCGGGTGGAAGAACAACCTCAGACATGGCGGGGGCACAATGGAGTGGCTGCGGCTGGGACAGCAGCACGTCGGCACGTGGCTGAACGGAGTCCAG CACGGAGGCGGCACGCACACCTGGACCCCGAGGCACGCCGATGGAGCCCGGTTCTCCCCGTGTAATCGGTACACGGGGGGTTTCCTTCAGGGCCGGAGACACGGACGCGGAGCCTTTTGCTACGCCGGCGGCGTGACCTACGAAGGGGAGTGGAGCGACAACAGGAGACACGCCGAG GGAACGTTCACGTTTAAGGATGGCCGCGTCTTTGAAGGAGAGCTCACGGATGATCAGATGATGGCACGGAACCTGGAAGGAAACGCCGCTCCCGTTCCTCTGTGCG GTCCGTCATCCGTCTCGTTGTTACCGGACATGGCTCTGAACGCAGAATGTCTGCTCCACGTGGTCCCCGAGACAAAGCGGGACATCGAGCGTAAGCAG GTGGAGCTCGTGATCCTGACGCACGCCGCTGAGCTCAGGTCCATTTACCGTTTCTACAGCCGGCTCGGCCACGCCCCCTCTGCAGATAAGGCCTTCTCGCTGACCCGCCTGCAGCTCTGGCGTCTGCTCAAAGATTGTAACGTCCCCCGTCACAATATCACTCTGACCCAGATCAACCACCTCATGGGCG gagatgctgctgcagaggagatCCATTCTCCGTTCACTCCCGTACTGCTAAGTACGCTCCTAGGCTGTCTAGTAGTGGTGGCCTACCTCATGTACCGCGAGGAAATGGC GTCACAAAAGGACTTACTGACTGCCTGCTTCTCCAGACTGATGACAGACAACATCCTTCCTAATGCTAAGAAAGTCAAAG GCTTCCTGTTCAGGCAGCCAGACCGCGCGGCGGTGGCGTTGAACTACGTCAATAAGTGCTTCGAAATCTATCAGGCTTTCTGCAATCTCACCGCTGGCCCCCCCCGGGACAACCAGACCATGACCTACCGAGACCTGCTGTTCATGTTTAAG GATCTTCACCTGCTGGACAATAACCTGACCTCAAAGAGACTGCTGGAGGTCATGACTGCAGAGAGCCTCGACCCCGGAAACCCCTCTTCCTGTATGGATCTCGAG ATTTCATTCCTGGAGTTTTTTGAGGTGCTCCTTGGTGCCGCCGAGGTGAAGTGTCAGGAAGTGCCCGGGGGCCCCAAGAAGGGCCAGCCGCCATCCAGTCACGACGACGCAGCCCAGAGTGACGGACGCGAG GTCCAAATCTGTAGAAGTTGA
- the pvalb9 gene encoding parvalbumin 9 isoform X2 — MSLTSILSAEAIEKAIKDCQAPDSFCQKTFFQLCGLSSKTPEEVKAVFEILDDDKSGYIEESELKFFLQRFVPGARVLTEAETKTFISAADDDNDGMIGAEEFQSMVLS, encoded by the exons ATGTCGCTCACCTCCATCCTTTCAGCTGAAGCCATCGAAAAGGCCATCAAAGATTGTCAAG CTCCAGACTCATTCTGCCAGAAGACGTTCTTCCAGCTGTGTGGCCTGTCTTCAAAGACGCCCGAGGAAGTCAAAGCTGTCTTTGAGATCCTCGACGATGACAAAAGTGGCTACATCGAGGAATCTGAACTCAA attctTCCTGCAGCGGTTTGTCCCCGGGGCTCGCGTATTGACTGAGGCAGAAACCAAGACCTTTATCTCAGCAgctgatgatgacaatgatggaATGATTGGAGCTGAAG AATTTCAGTCAATGGTGCTGTCCTAA
- the ccz1 gene encoding vacuolar fusion protein CCZ1 homolog, protein MQMISPRMASGIQEKQHTPTLLNFFVYNPSFGPREGEEEKKILFYHPSDVEKNEKIRNVGLCEAIVQFTRTFCPTKPAKSLHTQKNRQFFFEPEDNFWIVMVVRNPMIEKPNKDGKPSTIEYQEEEILDTVYGAVVRQCYSMYKLFNGTFGRAMEAGGVELLIQKLEKFFYRYLQTLHLQSCDLLDVFGGISFFPLDKMTYLKIQSFVNRVEESLSLIKYTAFLYNDQLIWSGLEQDDMRTLYKYLTTSLFPRHSEPELAGRDSPLRPEVAGNLLHYGRFLTGPTNLKDPEAKLRFPKIFVSAEDGYEELHLIVYKAMSAAACFMISASVELTRDFCEQLDSLVGPQLTLLASDICEQFTINRRISGPEKEPQFKFIYFNHMNLAEKSTIHMRKTASVCLTSVPPDLMKILGDINCDFARVDEDEEIIVKAMTDYWVVGKKSDQRELYVILNQKNANLIEVNEEVKRLCATQFNNIFFLD, encoded by the exons ATGCAAATGATTAG TCCCAGAATGGCTTCTGGAATTCAggagaaacaacacacaccaacTCTGCTCAATTTTTTCGTTTACAACCCTTCATTTGGACCCCGTGAAGGAGAG gaagagaaaaagattTTGTTTTACCACCCGAGTGATGTCGAGAAGAATGAGAAGATCCGGAATGTAGGCCTTTGTGAAGCCATTGTGCAGTTCACCAG gacattttgtccaaCAAAACCAGCAAAGTCcctgcacacacagaagaaCCGGCAGTTTTTCTTTGAGCCCGAGGACAACTTCTGGATAGTCATG GTGGTCCGTAACCCCATGATCGAGAAGCCAAACAAAGACGGAAAACCTTCAACTATAGAGTATCAGGAAGAGGAAATACTC GACACTGTTTATGGTGCAGTGGTAAGGCAGTGCTACAGCATGTACAAG CTCTTCAACGGCACATTTGGAAGAGCGATGGAAGCTGGGGGCGTTGAGCTGCTCATTCAGAAACTTGAAAAGTTCTTCTACAGG TATCTGCAGACGCTCCACTTGCAGTCGTGTGATTTACTGGATGTGTTTGGAGGCATCAGCTTCTTCCCTCTGGATAAGATGACCTACCTAAAGATCCAGTCCTTCGTCAACAGAGTGGAGGAGAGCCTCAGTCTGATCAAATACACGGCCTTCCTGTATAATGACCAACTCATCTG GAGTGGATTGGAACAAGATGACATGAGGACCTTGTACAAGTACCTGACAACGTCTTTGTTTCCGAGACACTCTGAACCAGAG CTGGCCGGCAGAGACTCCCCTCTGAGGCCTGAGGTAGCAGGGAACCTGCTGCACTATGGGAG GTTTTTGACAGGACCAACCAATCTTAAAGACCCAGAAGCCAAATTACGATTTCCCAAAATATTTGTCAGTGCGGAGGACGGCTACGAAGAGCTTCATCTGATTGTTTATAAG GCAATGAGTGCTGCAGCTTGTTTCATGATCAGTG CTTCGGTGGAGCTGACAAGGGACTTCTGTGAACAGTTGGACAGCTTAGTGGGCCCCCAGCTCACTTTGCTAGCATCTGATATATGTGAACAGTTCACCATTAACCGCAGGATATCAGG GCCAGAGAAGGAGCCTCAGTTTAAGTTCATCTACTTCAACCACATGAACCTGGCGGAGAAGAGCACCATACATATGAGGAAAACGGCAAGCGTTTGCCTCACCTCTGTCCCCCCGGACCTCATGAAGATCCTGGGAGACATCAACTGTGACTTCGCCAG ggtagatgaagatgaagaaatcaTTGTAAAAGCTATGACGGACTACTGGGTAGTCGGCAAAAAGTCAGACCAGAGAGAGCTGTATGTGATCCTGAATCAGAAGAACGCCAATCTGATTGAAGTTAATG AGGAGGTTAAGAGGCTTTGTGCCACACAGTTCAACAACATTTTCTTCTTGGACTGA